CTTCTGACACAACATTCAATGGAAATTCCGCGGCTTCACCACGATATTCTCTCGCAAGCGACCCTGCTCAGGGTCGGGGGAAGCGTGCAACGACCGATTTCCCACATCGGCCAGGAGAGGGGAGAGATCAACAATTTCACGCGTCACGAGATGCACCACCTCCCCTTCCTTCTGCAGCCGTCCCACAACCCCCAGCATCTGGCCTGACAGGACCACACGACGAAAGCGCTCGAACATATCAGGCCATATGATGACATTGATCGCTGCCGTTTCGTCCTCCAACGTCATGAACACCACGCCCTCGGCTGAACCGGGCCGCTGGCGGACCAGCACCAGTCCAGCCACCGACAGGCTGCTCCTGTCCCTTGCCTCAAAGGCCTGCCGGCACGTCACCATTCCGCGCTCGATAAGATCGGCACGCAGGAACGCCACGGGATGGTCCCGCAGGGTCAGGCCGGTGCGGTTGTAATCGCGCGCGACTTCGGCCCCGTCCCGCATGGGCTGGAGCAGCACGTCGGGTTCTTCCGCCTCACGCACAACCGCAGCCGCCGCAAACAGCGGCAGGGGTTCGTCACGTAGTGCTTTGATCGCCCAAAGCGCCTCACGCCGGGCCAGATCCAGCCCTGGCCGGAAGGCGTCCGCCTCGGCCAGATGGGTCAGGGCTGCCCCCTTCACCCCTGCCCTGCGCCACAGATCGTCGACCGAGGCAAAGGGCTGGTCGCCCCGCGCCGCCACGATGCGGGCGGCCTCCTCATTGGCCAGCCCTTTTACCAGGTTCATGCCCAGACGGACGGCAAACAGCCCGTCATCCCGCTCCGGGCCTTCGAGCGTGCTGTCCCAGCGCGAGGCGTTGATGCAGACCGGCCGGATCTCGACCCCGTGCTCGCGCGCATCGCGTACAAGCTGCGCCGGTGCGTAGAATCCCATGGGCTGGCTGTTCAGGAGTGCTGCCAGAAACACATCCGGATGGGTGCATTTCATCCACGATGACGAATAGGCCAGAATGGCGAAGCTGGCGGCATGGCTTTCGGGAAAGCCGTAACTGCCAAACCCCTCCAGCTGCTGGAAGATGCGTTCTGCAAAGGTCGCGGGATAACCCCGCGCCGTCATGCCTTCGATCAGCCGCGTGCGGAAACGCGAGACCGTGCCGGTATTCTTGAACGTCGCCATGGCCCGGCGCAGCTGGTCGGCCTCGGATGCCGAAAACCCGGCACACACCATGGCCACCTGCATCACCTGTTCCTGGAACAGCGGAATGCCCAGCGTCTTCTTGAGCACCTTTTCCAGTTCCGGCGTCGGGTAGATTTCCTTTTCCTGTCCGGCCCGCCGGCGCAGATAGGGATGCACCATGTCCCCCTTATGTGGACGGCCTTTATGGTGCAAGAGATCACATTGAGCGCATTGTTACATCTTCCTTCCTGCGTATTTTTGCTCCAGCGGAACACACGGATACTGTCATGATGTGGAGATCCGGTCAGATGCGCCCTTATGTCCGGCCTGTGCATGCGAAATCCTTCGCTGGCCATCATGGGTGTGCGCTTGCGTGTCAGGCACCAATCTGAATCTCGTGCTCAAGGGCACAGGGCGACATTCGGTATTGCCTGAACTGCTTCTGATTACAGTCTTTCCCATCACGCGGTCAGTGCATACTGCCGGATCTACCGGGGTTTATCCCGGTATCCATCATCCTGGTGGTGCATGTCAGACTGTAGCGACACTGCGACCGGCCGGACGATAGATCTCTTTGCGCGACAACAGGGCCCAGATGATCCGGGCCAGCTTGTTGGCCAATGCCACGGTTGCCAGGCGGCCCGGGCGACGTTCCAGAAGTTTGCAGAGCCATGCTCCCGCAGCGCTGTTCCACTTCTGCGCACGATAAAGCATGGATGTTGCGCCCAGAACGAGCATTTTTCTTATTTCCCGATTGCCCGTTTTTGTAATCCTGCCCAACCGGGTCTTTCCGCCGGATGAATGCTGACGGGGCACCAGTCCGAGCCAGGCCGCAAAGTGCCGGGCCGTATCGAAAGCTGCAATATCGGTAATAGACGCGACAATCAGGGAGGCGGTTACCGGACCGATGCCGGGGACGGTCAAAAGACGGCGGGCATCTTCATCCTGTTTGGCATGGGTACGGATACCTCCTTCAAGGCTTTCGATGCTCTCGCTCAGCCGGCCATACTGCTCAAAGAGCAATATGGTTGTTTGTTTCAGGGCGTCAGGCAGATTGGATGAGGTTTCGATTTTCGCCAGAAGTTCGGGCAGACGGGCATTTCCAAGGGGAACAATCAAACCGAATTCCGCTGCAAGTGCACGCAATGCATTCACCAGCATCGTTTGCTGTTTGACCAGAAGGGTACGAGTTGAGTGCAGCGATAACAGGCTTTGCTGCTCCCGATTTTTAATCGGGACGAACCGCGTATCGGGATGGATCGCGGCAAGACAAATCGCGGCGGCATCAACAGCATCGTTTTTCTTGCCACGTTTGACAAATGGTTTGACCATTTCAGGAGGAATGAGTTTTACCTCATGACCGGTGTCACGGATGACACGAGCCCAGTGATGCGACGTGCTGCAGGCTTCGATTACGACCTGGCAGCGCTCCAGCTTTTCAAAGAATGGGACGACCTCGCTCCGACCGAGTTTCTTCTTGAGCAGACACTTTCCGCTTGCGTCTGTGCCATGCGCCTGAAAAACAGACTTGGCGATATCCAGGCCGATTATGGTAACTTTCATCCGGGCGGTCTCCTCTGAATGGTCTTCCGACCCCAGCATGGCACATTGATGCCGCATGGAGGCCGTCCACCCCATCTGGATGGGACCGGGCCGGACGATGGCCACCTCGATCACCAGATCATAGAACACCCGGGGCCTGAGACGCGGCAGCATGGACATCTGCGCGCGGGATTCGATCTGGAACACCCCGATCGTGTCCGCCTTCCGGATCATGGCGTAGGTCCGCGGATCCTCGGCCGGAATGGTCTGCAGCGTGTAATGCTGTCCCTTGTGTTCGGCCAGAAGGTCCAGCCCCTTCTTCATGCAGGTCAGCATGCCCAGGGCCAGCACATCGACCTTCATGAATTTCAGGACGTCGATATCGTCCTTGTCCCATTCGATGATCTGGCGACCATCCATGGCCGCCGGTTCGATCGGCACCAGTTCATCCAGCCGGTCACGGGTCAGGACAAACCCGCCGGGATGCTGCGACAGGTGACGCGGCACGCCGATCAGGCAGCGCGTCAGATCCAGCGTCAGCCGGATGCGCCGGTCGGACAGGTCGATGCCCGTCTCATTCAGCGCGCCCTCATCCAGCTTGCGCCCCCAGCCCCAGATCTGGCCGGACAGGGTGCGGATCAGGTCTTCGGGCAGACCCATGACCTTGCCGACATCGCGCAGCGCCCCCTTCGCACGGTAGCGCGTGACCACGGCCGTAAGGGCGGCGTGGTTGCGGCCATAATGACCATAAATCCACTGGATCACCTGCTCCCGGCGCGCGTGTTCGAAGTCCACATCGATATCGGGTGGCTCGCGGCGCTCTTCGGAGACGAACCGCTCGAAGAGCAGCGACGTCCGTGCCGGATCGATGGCGGTAATGCCCAGCACGTAGCAGACAGCGGAATTGGCCGCCGATCCCCGCCCCTGGCACAGGATGCCCTGTGAGCGGGCGTAACGGACGATGCTGTGGACGGTGAGGAAATACGGTGCGTAATCCATGCGCCCGATCAGGGCGAGTTCATGGCTGAGGGTCTTCCTGACCTCGGGCGGAATGCCTTCGGGATAGGCCGCTGCCGCCCCTTCCCATGTCAGGGCTTCCAGCGCCTGCTGCGGTGACTGGCCCGGGACGGAGACCTCGTCGGGATACTGGTAGGCCAGGTCATCAAGGCTGAAGCGGCAGCGC
The window above is part of the Komagataeibacter sucrofermentans DSM 15973 genome. Proteins encoded here:
- a CDS encoding IS110 family transposase codes for the protein MSVPYAELQVTTYFSFLRGASSPIELFEQAKALGIEALGICDRNSLAGMVQAHVAAKETGIRLVVGCRLDLADFLPVLVYPTDRAAYGRLCRLLSLGKARAGKGKCHLLWEDLVAWGEGLLVILLPDTADDACALHLRKLKDAFADRAYMALTLRRRPNDQMRLYELANLAHQARVPAVVTNDVLFHTHDRRILQDVVTCIRNHTTIDEAGFARERHADRYLKPPAEMARLFSRYPEAVARTMEIVERCRFSLDDLAYQYPDEVSVPGQSPQQALEALTWEGAAAAYPEGIPPEVRKTLSHELALIGRMDYAPYFLTVHSIVRYARSQGILCQGRGSAANSAVCYVLGITAIDPARTSLLFERFVSEERREPPDIDVDFEHARREQVIQWIYGHYGRNHAALTAVVTRYRAKGALRDVGKVMGLPEDLIRTLSGQIWGWGRKLDEGALNETGIDLSDRRIRLTLDLTRCLIGVPRHLSQHPGGFVLTRDRLDELVPIEPAAMDGRQIIEWDKDDIDVLKFMKVDVLALGMLTCMKKGLDLLAEHKGQHYTLQTIPAEDPRTYAMIRKADTIGVFQIESRAQMSMLPRLRPRVFYDLVIEVAIVRPGPIQMGWTASMRHQCAMLGSEDHSEETARMKVTIIGLDIAKSVFQAHGTDASGKCLLKKKLGRSEVVPFFEKLERCQVVIEACSTSHHWARVIRDTGHEVKLIPPEMVKPFVKRGKKNDAVDAAAICLAAIHPDTRFVPIKNREQQSLLSLHSTRTLLVKQQTMLVNALRALAAEFGLIVPLGNARLPELLAKIETSSNLPDALKQTTILLFEQYGRLSESIESLEGGIRTHAKQDEDARRLLTVPGIGPVTASLIVASITDIAAFDTARHFAAWLGLVPRQHSSGGKTRLGRITKTGNREIRKMLVLGATSMLYRAQKWNSAAGAWLCKLLERRPGRLATVALANKLARIIWALLSRKEIYRPAGRSVATV